In Paenibacillus xylanilyticus, the genomic window CAGACCAGCCAGGTCTGCACGCTTTTTTTGTCGTTAGGAGAGATTGATTTGCTTGCAGGAGGTGCGTGTCAGCAGTGAATGAATGACTCGATTGACAGCGAGTCCAAACTGGTTGCTTTTGTGCCATTTATATTGCTTTTATGTGCTGTTTGACCTATGCAAACGGTTGATATAATCGCAGTATAAGCCACTCAGGAAGCCTTGAGTAGGAAGAATTACAGGGGGAGCAATCATGAGAACTTTGAAACGAACTTGGCCATTTCACGTAATGCTGCTGCCAGCCATCATCTTTCTGATTATATTCAGTTATGTGCCTATGGGCGGAATTGTTATGGCATTTCAGAACTACAAACCATGGCTCGGCATCAGCGGCTCGGAGTGGGTCGGGCTTGATAATTTTAGATATTTGTTTGAACGCGAGGACAGCCTGCAGGTCATTTGGAATACATTGATCATTGCTGTGCTAAAACTCATCTTTAACTTGTTTGTCCCGTTTGTGTTTGCAATTCTGCTCAATGAGGTTCGCAAGATGGCGATCCAGCGAACGATTCAAACCTTGGTGTATCTGCCTCACTTCTTGTCATGGGTCATCCTGGGCGGAATTCTGATTGATCTGTTATCCACCGGAGGACTGGTGAACCGGGTACTCGGGACATTCGGACTTGGGCCATATTTCTTCCTTGGCGATAACAGCTTGTTCCGACCAACGATCATTCTAACGGATGTGTGGAAGGAATTCGGCTATAACATGATTGTTTTCCTGGCTGCCCTTGCCGGCATCAACCCGGCGCTGTATGAAGCAGCAGAGATTGACGGAGCGGGTCGCTGGAAGCAGACGCTGCATATTACCATCCCGTCTCTTGTACCGATGCTGATGGTGGTTGGAACACTGGCACTGGGCAACGTGCTTAACGCCGGGTTCGATCAGATTTTCAACCTGTACAACCCGCTCGTATATCAAACGGGCGACATTATTGATACATTCGTATATCGCTCTGCGCTGGAAAATGGAGAGATGGGCTTCGCGACCGCGATTGGATTGTTTAAATCGGTCATCAGCATGGTCTTGATCCTGGTATCATACAGCCTAGCCAAAAAATACGCCGGATATCGTATATTCTAATCGAATGAACGGAGAAAGAAGGGACCACGATGTATCATAAATCAACGCCTTATCGCGTGTTCAACGTCATTAATATTTGTTTTCTCATTTTGGTTGCCATTATGTGTATTGTACCGATGATTCATGTCCTGGCTGTATCCTTCAGTAACAAGGCTGCCGCTGACGCCAACCTCGTCAGCCTCTGGCCGGTAGGATTCTCACTTGAAGCATACAAAAAAACGATGAATAATCCGATTTTCCTAAATTCTCTCTGGATTTCCTTGCTGCGGACCGTTATTGGTACGGGAATTACGTTGCTGATTACCTTTTTGGCGGCGTACCCGTTGTCGAAAGAAAATAATGAATTTAAAGGAAGAACCGTCTATTCGTGGATTTTCGTTTTTAGTATGATTTTCAATGGGGGACTGGTTCCCTTCTATATGGTTATTCAGAAAATCGGCCTAATGGATTCCTTCTGGGTGCTGGTGCTGCCGGGAGCCGTTAATACCTTCCTCGTTATTCTGATGTTAAACTTCTTCCGGGGTATTCCGAAAGAGCTTGAGGAAGCGGCGCTGATGGATGGAGCGAATCACTTCAGAACGTTGTTCAGTATTTTCCTGCCGATCTCCATGCCATCGATCGCAACCATTGCACTGTTCAGCATGGTATTTCACTGGAACTCATGGTTTGACGGACTGCTCTACATGAACAATGCTAAGGATTATCCGCTGGCTACGTTCATGCAGACCGTCATTATTAAGCGTGATATGAGTACGATGGCCATGAACCCGAAAGAGATGGAGACCATATCTCAAACCACGGTAAGAGCTGCACAAATCTTTATCGGAAGCGCCCCAATTCTGATTGTGTACCCGTTCCTGCAGCGTTTCTTTGTTAAAGGCATGACACTGGGTTCAGTTAAAGGCTGAGCCTGGTTCTAAATCTAATCCAATGGAGGTTGAACAAGTGAGCAACTTGGAGAATAAGCCATTCATTCTTGGGATGGATGTGTCTTTTATGGATGAAATCGAACAGCATGGAGGGAGCTACAGCGACACGGACGGCAGGGAACAGGACCTGCTGTCCATCCTGAAGCTGAACGGTGCCAATGCGATTCGGCTGCGGATCTGGAACGATCCTGTCGGAGGATTCTGCAATCTGGAGCGAACCGTAACGATTGCCAAGCGGATCAAAGAACAAGGGCTGCAATTTCTGCTCGACTTCCATTACTCGGATCGCTGGGCAGACCCGGCCAACCAGTGGAAGCCCAAGGCGTGGGAGAATCTGTCTTATGAAGAGCTTCAGCGGGCGGTGTGCACCTATACAGCAGATGTGCTTCGCACGTTACAAGAACATGACGCGCTGCCTGACATGGTACAAGTCGGGAATGAAATTACCCCTGGCATGCTGTGGGATGAAGGACGAGTGAGCGGTGAAGAGCATGACACTGACGAGCAGTGGGAACGTTTTGCAGGCCTGGTGAAGTACGGTATTGCTGCTGTTAAATCCGTTGATTCCAATATCAACATCATGATCCATATTGATCGTGGCGGGGATAACGTGGAAAGCCGGAAGTTTTACGACCGTTTCGAAGCACTTGGCGTGGAGTTCGATACGATTGGACTCTCGTACTATCCATGGTGGCATGGAACACTGGACGCGCTGCGTGACAATTTGCATGACCTGGCCGCCAGATACGGCAAGCCCATTAACGTGGTTGAAACCGCTTATCCCTGGACACTGGAGCAACCCGAAGATCACGAGTGGATTCTGAATCAGGAAGATCTGCTGCTGCCAGGTTATCCGGCAAGTGTGGAAGGCCAAGCGCGCTACCTGCAGGACTTACTTCAGATTATTCGTGAGGTTCCGGGAGGATTGGGTCAAGGTTTTTACTACTGGGAGCCTGCATGGATTCCGAGTAAGCCGGAATGGTCTGTTGGACATCCGAACAACTGGGGCAATTTGACGATGTTTGATTTTAAAGGCCGCAAATTGGAATCGTTTACAGCTTTGAAGGCTGATGTAACTTCGGAAGAATCCGAAACGGATACGCCGAAGGGCTCAGCATTGATCAGATAGAGAGCTATTCAACATAAGGATAAGGAGAATCGAAATATGACTTATAAATATCCACCTGTAAGTACGAAGGTGCCGCACATGCTGCATGGTGCAGATTATAATCCGGAGCAATGGCTTAAATATCCTGAGGTGCTGGAAGAAGATATCCGCCTGATGAAGCTTGCCAAGTGCAACGTGATGTCCATTGGCATCTTCTCGTGGGTATCCCTTGAACCAGAGGAAGGTGTATACACCTTTGAATGGTTGGATCGTGTGTTGGATATATTTGCTGCGAATGGAATCTACGCCTTTCTCGCGACGCCGAGTGGTGCAAGACCTGCCTGGATGTCCGCCAAATACCCGGAAGTATTGCGTGTAGGAGCCAATCGGGTTCGCAACCTGCACGGTTTCCGTCATAACCATTGCTATACATCTCCCGTATACCGGGAAAAGGTAACGGCGATCAATACCAAACTCGCCGAACGTTATTCGCAACATCCTGCGATTATCGGCTGGCATATTTCCAATGAATTTGGCGGAGACTGCCATTGTGACTATTGTCAGGAGGCTTTTCGCGGCTGGGTGAAAAATAAATACGGCACGCTTGATGAATTGAATCATTCCTGGTGGACTACGTTCTGGAGCCATACGGTTACAGACTGGAGTCAGGTGGAATCCCCTTCGCCGCATGGTGAGACACAGGTGCATGCCATGAATCTGGACTGGCGCCGGTTCGTTACGGATCAGACAGCAGACTTCATCGTGCATGAAACCAAGCCGCTCAAAGCAAGTAATCCGGATCTGCCCGTCACCACAAATCTGATGGAATTCTATGAAGGGTTGAACTACTGGAAGTTTGCCGATATTCTGGACTTCCTGTCCTGGGACAGCTACCCGACATGGCATGATGCGGACGAGGAAGATAAACAGGCCTCCAGAATAGCAATGATGCATGACATCGTTCGTTCGATCAAAGGCGGGCGGCCGTTCCTGCTGATGGAGAGTACGCCAAGTTCTACGAACTGGCAGGAGACCAGCAAGCTGAAACGTCCAGGCATGCATCTGCTGTCTTCTCTTCAAGCGGTAGCGCATGGTTCAGATAGTGTGCAGTACTTCCAATGGAGAAAGAGCAGAGGCTCCAGCGAGAAACTGCATGGCGCTGTCGTGGATCATGTTGGACATGAACACACACGTGTGTTCAAGGATGTGACGGACGTAGGCACAGCTCTTGAAGGAATGGAAGCAGTTGTAGGCACGTCCGTACCGTCAGAAGTGGCCATCATTTTCGATTGGGAGAACCGCTGGGCAGTGAAGGATTCCCAGGGACCACGTAATATTGGCGTGAAGTATGAGCAGACGGTAGAGTGGCATTATGATGCATTTTGGGAAAAAGGAGTACCTGTGGACGTGATCGATATGGAAGCGGATCTCTCCAAGTACAAATTGCTGATCGCACCGATGCTCTACCTTGTGCGGGAAGGTGTAGGCGAACGGATTGAGCGATTTGTCGAAAATGGCGGTACATTCGTCGGAACCTATTGGTCAGGGATCGTCAATGAGAATGACCTATGCTTCCTGGGAGGTTTCCCCGGCCCGCTTCGCAAAACGCTTGGAATCTGGTCCGAAGAGATCGACGGATTGCATGACCGGGATCAGAATGGGGCGATTCCTGTGAGCGGAAACGAGCTCGGTCTGCAGGCTGAATACGATGCCATCGAATTATGTGATCTCATCCATCTGGAAGGGGCGAAGACGCTGGCAACCTATCGTTCAGACTTTTATGCCGGTCGGCCTGCATTGACCGTTAACCGATTGGGATCGGGTAAAGCGTATTATATCGCTACTCGTTTCACTGCACCGTTCTATGATGATTTCTATGGCAAGCTGATTGCCGATCTGGGAATTGAACGTGCACTCGATACCAAACTTCCGGCAGGAGTCACTGCGCATCTGCGGACGGATGGTACATCCGATTATGTATTTGTACAGAACTATACGCCGGAAACCAAGCAGCTTGAACTGGACAAGCAATCTTATACGGACCTGCTACATGGCGATGAAGTTCATGCCCAGTTGGATCTGCAGCCGTATGACATTCGCGTCTTGAGAAGACCGGCTGAACGAAAATAAGATACATGAGAAAGGCCGTCCTACACGTCAGGTCAGACGCAAGGGCGGTCTTTTTTTGTATAAAGTCATCTAGCAGTTGTCACTTTTTCTGGACAAGATAAAGGAAAAGAGTGCATGTACAGCGAAGAGAAACAGGTAACGTGCAACTCAAGACTTTCAGTCTGGGAGGAATTGGAATGAATCAGAGAAATCTGGACGGCAACAGCATTATTATTCGGCTGGAAATGACAACGAAAGATATCAAGTTTGGCGAAGTGGCCTCGGCCATCTCGGAAGCTGGGGGAGACATCATTGCCATCGACGTGATTTCGACCAATCAGGATGTGAGCGTGCGCGACTTGACCGTTGCGGTAACGGATGCGCAGGATAACAGCAAAATCATAGAAGCGGTACGCCAGCTCAAAGGTGTATCCATTATTAACGTGTCTGACCGTACGTTTCTGCTGCACCTTGGCGGCAAAATCGAAGTCACTCCCAAAACGCCGATTCATAACCGGGAAGACTTGTCACGTGTTTATACACCCGATGTGGCTCGTGTATGTTCGGCGATTGCCGATGAACCGGGCAAGGCATTTTCGCTGACCATCAAACGGAACACGGTGGCCGTTGTATCCGATGGCAGTGCCGTGCTCGGACTGGGGAACATTGGACCTCGCGCAGCAATGCCGGTCATGGAAGGAAAGGCTATGCTGTTTAAGCAATTTGCGGGTGTGGATGCATTCCCGATCTGCCTGGACACACAGGATACCGAGGAGATCATTCGCACAGTGAAAGCGATTTCACCTGCTTTTGGCGGTATTAATCTGGAGGATATCTCCTCTCCACGATGCTTTGAAATTGAACGAAGACTGAATGAGGAACTGGACATTCCCGTCTTTCATGATGACCAGCATGGTACCGCAGTTGTGTTATATGCGGGTCTGATTAATGCGCTTAAACTTGTCGGTAAATCCATTAATGATGTGAAAATCGTCGTCTGTGGTATTGGCGCCGCAGGGGTGGCCTGCAGCAATATTCTCCTGTCCGCTGGAGCCACCCGGTTAATCGGTGTTGACCGTGAGGGAGCTATTGTACGGACACAAACCTATGAAAACGAGGTATGGAGTGATTATGCTTCGCGTACCAATCCGGAGCTGGAGTCAGGTTCATTGCGGGATGTCATTCGCGGAGCAGACGTGTTTATCGGATTATCCCGCGGTAATCTGTTAACCCGCGAAGATGTGCAATCCATGGCTGAGGACCCTATCGTATTTGCAATGGCAAATCCGGTACCGGAGATTATGCCGGCTGTAGCGGAGGATATCGTGGCCGTCATGGCTACAGGCCGTTCGGATTATCCGAATCAGATTAATAACGTGCTTTGTTTCCCGGGGATGTTCAGAGCCGTTCTGGACTGCCGTGCGACGGAGATTAATGAAGAAATGAAACTCGCAGCCGCCAAGGCCATTGCTTCTGCCATCTCGGATGAGGAACGTACACGATATTATATTATTCCAAGCGTATTCAACGAGAAGGTGGTCAAGTCGATCCGTAAGCGTGTAGTTGAAGCTGCAGTGAGAACTGGTGTTGCCCGGCGTGTGCCGCGTGAACAGGCCCGAGAAGGCGGGGAAGAGTAATCGTGGACGACAATTCCAGTCAGACAATGAATATATCCGGACATCCTGAGCATGCAGATGGTACATCTGCCGGCGAGGCTATCCTTGGTGCCGCACGCGCCTTTGTCCAAGGGGATGCCGGGAAGCACACGGACGGTCATGATTGGCCGCATATTGAACGAGTTACGGCGCTTGCTGTTGAGTTAGCCCATCGAATGGGAGCAGATCCATTTGTATGTGAGCTGGCTGCACTGCTGCATGATGTGTCGGATGAGAAGCTGAACGAAAGCCTGGAAGCGGGGATGAACAAGCTGAACGACTGGCTGGACCAGCAGCAGCTTGAGCCAGGCACCCGGGAAGCTGTGGTTAACATCATCAGTACAATCTCCTATGCGGGAGGGCAGCGCCCTGCTGTATCTTCGCTGGAAGCGCAGGTTGTGCAGGATGCCGACCGGTTGGATGCAATGGGGGCCATAGGTATCGCACGCACGTTTGCTTTTGCAGGTGCGCGAGGCCGTGAAATGTATGATCCATCCCTTCCGCCGAGGGAGCATATGACCCGGGAGGAATATCGGAATGGACGTAGCACGACAATTAATCACTTTTACGAGAAGCTGTTTAAACT contains:
- a CDS encoding beta-galactosidase, which produces MTYKYPPVSTKVPHMLHGADYNPEQWLKYPEVLEEDIRLMKLAKCNVMSIGIFSWVSLEPEEGVYTFEWLDRVLDIFAANGIYAFLATPSGARPAWMSAKYPEVLRVGANRVRNLHGFRHNHCYTSPVYREKVTAINTKLAERYSQHPAIIGWHISNEFGGDCHCDYCQEAFRGWVKNKYGTLDELNHSWWTTFWSHTVTDWSQVESPSPHGETQVHAMNLDWRRFVTDQTADFIVHETKPLKASNPDLPVTTNLMEFYEGLNYWKFADILDFLSWDSYPTWHDADEEDKQASRIAMMHDIVRSIKGGRPFLLMESTPSSTNWQETSKLKRPGMHLLSSLQAVAHGSDSVQYFQWRKSRGSSEKLHGAVVDHVGHEHTRVFKDVTDVGTALEGMEAVVGTSVPSEVAIIFDWENRWAVKDSQGPRNIGVKYEQTVEWHYDAFWEKGVPVDVIDMEADLSKYKLLIAPMLYLVREGVGERIERFVENGGTFVGTYWSGIVNENDLCFLGGFPGPLRKTLGIWSEEIDGLHDRDQNGAIPVSGNELGLQAEYDAIELCDLIHLEGAKTLATYRSDFYAGRPALTVNRLGSGKAYYIATRFTAPFYDDFYGKLIADLGIERALDTKLPAGVTAHLRTDGTSDYVFVQNYTPETKQLELDKQSYTDLLHGDEVHAQLDLQPYDIRVLRRPAERK
- a CDS encoding NAD-dependent malic enzyme, with protein sequence MNQRNLDGNSIIIRLEMTTKDIKFGEVASAISEAGGDIIAIDVISTNQDVSVRDLTVAVTDAQDNSKIIEAVRQLKGVSIINVSDRTFLLHLGGKIEVTPKTPIHNREDLSRVYTPDVARVCSAIADEPGKAFSLTIKRNTVAVVSDGSAVLGLGNIGPRAAMPVMEGKAMLFKQFAGVDAFPICLDTQDTEEIIRTVKAISPAFGGINLEDISSPRCFEIERRLNEELDIPVFHDDQHGTAVVLYAGLINALKLVGKSINDVKIVVCGIGAAGVACSNILLSAGATRLIGVDREGAIVRTQTYENEVWSDYASRTNPELESGSLRDVIRGADVFIGLSRGNLLTREDVQSMAEDPIVFAMANPVPEIMPAVAEDIVAVMATGRSDYPNQINNVLCFPGMFRAVLDCRATEINEEMKLAAAKAIASAISDEERTRYYIIPSVFNEKVVKSIRKRVVEAAVRTGVARRVPREQAREGGEE
- a CDS encoding HD domain-containing protein, whose amino-acid sequence is MDDNSSQTMNISGHPEHADGTSAGEAILGAARAFVQGDAGKHTDGHDWPHIERVTALAVELAHRMGADPFVCELAALLHDVSDEKLNESLEAGMNKLNDWLDQQQLEPGTREAVVNIISTISYAGGQRPAVSSLEAQVVQDADRLDAMGAIGIARTFAFAGARGREMYDPSLPPREHMTREEYRNGRSTTINHFYEKLFKLKELMNTSYGKELAEQRHVFMVEFVEQFKREWEGTDR
- a CDS encoding carbohydrate ABC transporter permease encodes the protein MYHKSTPYRVFNVINICFLILVAIMCIVPMIHVLAVSFSNKAAADANLVSLWPVGFSLEAYKKTMNNPIFLNSLWISLLRTVIGTGITLLITFLAAYPLSKENNEFKGRTVYSWIFVFSMIFNGGLVPFYMVIQKIGLMDSFWVLVLPGAVNTFLVILMLNFFRGIPKELEEAALMDGANHFRTLFSIFLPISMPSIATIALFSMVFHWNSWFDGLLYMNNAKDYPLATFMQTVIIKRDMSTMAMNPKEMETISQTTVRAAQIFIGSAPILIVYPFLQRFFVKGMTLGSVKG
- a CDS encoding glycoside hydrolase family 53 protein, with amino-acid sequence MSNLENKPFILGMDVSFMDEIEQHGGSYSDTDGREQDLLSILKLNGANAIRLRIWNDPVGGFCNLERTVTIAKRIKEQGLQFLLDFHYSDRWADPANQWKPKAWENLSYEELQRAVCTYTADVLRTLQEHDALPDMVQVGNEITPGMLWDEGRVSGEEHDTDEQWERFAGLVKYGIAAVKSVDSNINIMIHIDRGGDNVESRKFYDRFEALGVEFDTIGLSYYPWWHGTLDALRDNLHDLAARYGKPINVVETAYPWTLEQPEDHEWILNQEDLLLPGYPASVEGQARYLQDLLQIIREVPGGLGQGFYYWEPAWIPSKPEWSVGHPNNWGNLTMFDFKGRKLESFTALKADVTSEESETDTPKGSALIR
- a CDS encoding ABC transporter permease, coding for MRTLKRTWPFHVMLLPAIIFLIIFSYVPMGGIVMAFQNYKPWLGISGSEWVGLDNFRYLFEREDSLQVIWNTLIIAVLKLIFNLFVPFVFAILLNEVRKMAIQRTIQTLVYLPHFLSWVILGGILIDLLSTGGLVNRVLGTFGLGPYFFLGDNSLFRPTIILTDVWKEFGYNMIVFLAALAGINPALYEAAEIDGAGRWKQTLHITIPSLVPMLMVVGTLALGNVLNAGFDQIFNLYNPLVYQTGDIIDTFVYRSALENGEMGFATAIGLFKSVISMVLILVSYSLAKKYAGYRIF